From a single Brassica rapa cultivar Chiifu-401-42 chromosome A01, CAAS_Brap_v3.01, whole genome shotgun sequence genomic region:
- the LOC103864309 gene encoding glycine-rich cell wall structural protein 1 has translation MATHSRFLYVLLLLSCIVFALIAESSGDNVENKNEDDDCSSWSWRGCGSFYRQPSKTYGAGYGGERYGHGERYGAGMNGYGGGYGGGGGGGEGGGANGGSGHGSGSGAGAGVGVGGAAGGAGGGGGGGGGEGGGSNGGSGHGSGSGAGAGVGVSKAGGGAGGGGGGGGGEGGGANGGSGHGSGSGAGAGAGVGVGGAGGGGGGGGGEGGGGGAKGGSGHGSGSGAGAGVAVGGISGGAGGGGGGGGGEGVGANGGSGHGSGSGAGAGGGVGGAAGGAGGGGGGGGGEGGGTNGGSGHGSGSGAGAGVGVGGAGGGGGGGGGGEGGGANGGSGHGSGSGAGAGVGVGGAGGGGGGGGGEGGAANGGSGHGSGSGAGAGVGAAGGAGGGGGGGGAGSGNGYGYGSGYGAGFGMGKGSGSGGGGGGGGGGGGGGGGSGGGSGSGSGRGEGYGTGGGTGISNGGGVGVGFGMGIGFGIGIGGGSGGGATYQTNINGEKNSP, from the exons ATGGCTACTCACTCAAGATTTTTATAcgtgcttcttcttctttcatgCATTGTTTTTGCATTGATTGCGGAGAGTTCTGGAGATAATGTGGAGAATAAAAATGAGGATGATGATTGTTCTTCGTGGAGTTGGCGTGGATGCGGCAGTTTTTATAGACAACCTTCCAAAACATATGGTGCTGGATATGGTGGTGAAAGGTATGGCCATGGAGAAAGGTATGGAGCTGGTATGAATGGTTATGGTGGTGgctatggtggtggtggtggcggcggAGAAGGTGGTGGTGCCAATGGAGGATCAGGTCATGGAAGTGGATCCGGCGCGGGTGCTggtgttggagttggtggagcaGCAGGTGGAGcaggaggag gtggaggcggCGGGGGTGGAGAAGGTGGTGGTTCCAATGGAGGATCAGGTCATGGAAGCGGATCTGGCGCAGGTGCTGGTGTTGGTGTTAGTAAAGCAGGGGGTGGAGcaggaggaggtggaggaggcGGGGGAGGAGAAGGCGGTGGTGCAAATGGAGGATCGGGTCATGGAAGTGGATCCGGCGCGGGTGCTGGTGCTggtgttggagttggtggagcaggaggaggtggaggaggcGGCGGCGGtgaaggtggtggtggtggtgccaAGGGAGGATCAGGTCATGGAAGCGGATCCGGCGCTGGTGCTGGTGTTGCAGTTGGTGGAATATCGGGTGGTGcaggaggaggtggaggaggcGGGGGTGGAGAAGGTGTTGGTGCCAATGGAGGATCGGGTCATGGAAGCGGATCAGGCGCGGGTGCTGGTGGCGGAGTTGGTGGAGCAGCGGGTGGAGCAGGAGGAGGTGGAGGGGGTGGGGGTGGAGAAGGTGGTGGTACCAATGGAGGTTCTGGTCATGGAAGCGGATCCGGTGCTGGTGCTggtgttggagttggtggagcaGGGGGTGGAGGTGGAGGAGGTGGTGGCGGAGAAGGCGGTGGTGCCAATGGAGGATCCGGTCATGGAAGTGGATCAGGGGCTGGTGCTGGTGTTGGAGTTGGAGGAGcaggaggaggtggaggtggtggtggtggagaaggTGGTGCTGCCAACGGAGGTTCTGGTCACGGAAGCGGATCCGGTGCTGGTGCTGGTGTTGGAGCAGCAGGTGGAGcaggtggaggtggtggtggaggaggtgcTGGTTCCGGCAATGGATATGGTTACGGTAGTGGTTATGGTGCTGGTTTTGGTATGGGTAAAGGTAGTGGTAGTGGAGGAGGTGgcggtggaggtggtggtggtggtggtggtggtgggggtAGCGGTGGAGGAAGTGGAAGTGGGAGTGGAAGAGGAGAAGGATATGGGACGGGAGGAGGAACCGGTATAAGCAATGGAGGAGGAGTAGGAGTAGGGTTTGGAATGGGTATTGGCTTTGGTATTGGCATTGGAGGAGGAAGTGGTGGTGGTGCCACTTATCAAACCAATATCAACGGAGAGAAAAATTCTCCTTAA